From a region of the Castanea sativa cultivar Marrone di Chiusa Pesio chromosome 10, ASM4071231v1 genome:
- the LOC142614249 gene encoding uncharacterized protein LOC142614249: MDSGNSGSMQSSSGGDEEYDSRAAESVPSFLNPPSSHYGSPSLFSQHQNHQPNLSDLSSNYLHALSQSQAYSNTNSLLHNLDTAQPRGLRSEPNCTDLGNLPGSSSSTQSNIAHHGPNHGSSSTPSSMRMRPLHENGTRATAQPNVVRNSKKRTRASRRAPTTVLTTDTSNFRAMVQEFTGIPSPPFSGSSHTRRLDLFGNSSALRSGHLEPMGALYPLRPSAQKVQLPPFVSSTTSTSSSSCTSSLLNNTVFDATNIASTSNNNFSSALHNYHHQVPSNLGLNIPRQPQNMQLNMQNPILTFQSLSQPTLHHPSFNVPGFGARSQQGSLSIPSLDELGMNHGSGHVNVNLVGLQNHGAGSNNDGGQGQDHLSNSLRVGGCKLNYSATSSSDFNHDKSLENVSTRGTEGTVDSWLCPSD, from the coding sequence ATGGATTCTGGTAATAGTGGAAGTATGCAATCTTCTAGTGGTGGTGATGAAGAGTATGATTCAAGAGCTGCAGAGTCAGTCCCTTCTTTCTTGAATCCTCCTAGCAGCCACTATGGTTCACCTTCGCTTTTTTCTCAACACCAAAACCACCAACCCAATTTGTCTGATCTTTCATCTAATTATCTCCACGCTTTGTCTCAGTCTCAAGCATACTCAAATACCAATTCGTTACTACACAATCTTGATACGGCTCAACCTAGAGGCCTAAGATCTGAACCCAACTGCACCGACCTTGGAAACCTACCGggctcatcatcatcaacccaatccaatattgctcatcatggacctaaccatggTTCAAGTTCAACCCCATCATCGATGCGGATGCGGCCACTTCATGAGAATGGCACACGAGCTACAGCACAACCCAACGTAGTTCGCAACTCCAAGAAGCGAACTAGAGCTTCAAGGCGAGCACCCACCACTGTTCTCACCACTGACACCTCGAATTTCAGGGCAATGGTGCAAGAATTCACTGGGATTCCTTCACCACCATTTTCAGGCTCATCACACACTCGCCGGCTTGATCTCTTTGGCAATAGCTCAGCTTTGCGGTCTGGTCATTTGGAACCAATGGGAGCTCTTTACCCTTTACGTCCTTCGGCCCAAAAGGTCCAGCTTCCGCCATTTGTATCTTCCACTACctccacttcttcttcttcttgtacttCTTCATTGTTGAACAATACTGTGTTTGATGCTACTAATATTGCTAGTACTAGTAACAACAATTTTAGTTCAGCCTTACATAACTACCACCACCAAGTTCCATCTAATCTAGGCCTAAACATTCCCAGACAGCCTCAAAATATGCAGCTAAACATGCAAAACCCAATTCTCACATTCCAGTCTCTCTCACAACCAACCCTTCATCACCCTTCATTTAACGTGCCTGGATTTGGTGCACGGTCTCAACAAGGAAGTTTGTCAATACCATCCCTTGATGAATTGGGTATGAACCATGGTTCTGGACATGTCAATGTGAACCTTGTTGGGCTACAAAATCATGGAGCAGGATCTAATAACGATGGAGGTCAAGGTCAAGACCATTTGAGTAATTCGCTGCGTGTTGGTGGCTGTAAGTTGAACTATTCAGCAACTTCATCATCGGATTTTAATCATGACAAGTCTTTGGAGAATGTCTCTACAAGGGGTACGGAAGGTACGGTTGATTCGTGGCTTTGTCCTTCagattaa